In the genome of Corynebacterium glucuronolyticum DSM 44120, the window CCCCATCATCCTGCTGGATAAGGACGGCGAGGCCGTCGGTTCCGGTGGCGCGGGCACGTGGATCATCGCCGACCACAAGCACCCCGACGAGTACGCCATCAACACCGACGCCGCCGCACGCACCGGCATCAGCCCGGGCGACACCGTCACCGTCATGTACCCGGGCGGGCGCCAGGAGATCACGTTGGAATCGACGGTTGAGGAGGAGTTCGCCACCGGCGGCTGGGTGGGCATCAATGTGCCCCGCGCGGACATGGAAAAGATCTACACCGACGGGATCCATACGTCCACCATTGAGATCGTCGCCGAAAACATCCCCGCCTGGGAGCTGCGCGACATGGTCAAACATAAATTCCCGGAGGCGAAGGTGAAAACCGGGGTAGAGGCGGCCAACGACGAGTCCCAATCCTTGCGCGAGCAGCTCTCGTTTATCACCTACATTGTTCTCGCCTTCGGCCTTGTCGCCATGTTTGTGGCCACGTTCCTCATCGCGAACACGTTCTCCATGCTCGTGGCGGAACGCACGCGCGAGTTCGCGCTCCTCCGCGCGATCGGCGCGTCCCGTGGCCAGGTTACAACTAGCGTCCTGTTCGAGTCGGCGCTCATCGGCATCATCGGCTCAGCTACGGGCATCGGTTTCGGGATGGTCATCGTCCGCGTCATCTACTCGCTCATGAACAGCGCGGGCTTCGGCCTGCCCGACGCCGGGGTCGGTCTCGACACCGCCAGCGTCGCCGTCCCGTTCCTCGTCGGCATCCTCGTGACCTGCGTCTCCGCCCTCGCCCCGGCGATGCGCGCCGGCCGTCTCCACCCGATCCAGGCGATGAACACCACCGCGCCGCGCCCGCTCCGGGTCCGCACAGCCGTCGGCATCGTCCTGCTGCTCGCCAGCGTCGCGTTCCCGCCCCTGGCTCTGGTTGCTGTTCTGCTTGTCACTCCCGCCCTCTTCAAGAGGCTTTTCGACGTCCGGGGCGGTGGCATCATCGGCCTCCTCGCCCGCACCAACCTGAGCCGCAACCCCACCCGCACGGCGACGACGGCCTTCGCCCTCACCCTAGGCGTCGGCCTCGTCGCGGCGGCGAGCGTGTTCGGCCAGTCGATGGCGGCGAGCACCACCGGCACGGTGACCACGCAGCTGGCCGCCGACGTCGTCGTCACGCCGGCGAGCCTCATCTCCTCGTCGGGCGTGCCGGAGGCCGTCAACAGGGACCTCCGCGATGTCATCGGGGTCGAGGCGATCTACGCGGATGCCTCCGTCCCCGTCCGCATCGCGGGCACCGGCACCGGCTCCAACGGCGAGCACCCGCTCAACTCGGTGCTCACCAGCGACCCCTCCCAGCTCATGGAGATTTCGCTTGTCGACGGCTCCTTCGACGAGGTGTCCTCAGAACTGGGTGTCGGTCTCAACACCATCGCCGCACACGACCTGGGAGTTACCGTCGGCGACACCGTGCGCGTCGATTCCGACCACTCCTCGGAGGTGCTCGACGTCCCCGTCCTCGCCATCTGGGAGCCGGGCTCCGTCCTCCCCAAACAGGCGGTCACCTTGCCCGTGGCGGAACGGCTCGTTTCTGACCGCAAGGATTGGTTCAGCTCCGCCACATACGTCAAGCTTGACGACGCATCGGAGGCCACCCGCGCCGACATTCAGGACATCATGGACGACTACAAAGTCGTCGAACAGCTAACGCTCGACGAGTACGCCGACGCCAAAACCGAGCAGATCTCCCAGTTCCTCTACGTCGTCTACGCCCTCCTCGCCCTCGCCGTCATCATCGCCATCCTCGGTATCGTCAACACCCTGGCGCTGTCCATCATCGAGCGCGGCCACGAGTTCGCCATGCTCCGTAGCGTCGGGCTGCAGCGCACGCAGATGTGGCGCATGGTGACCACCGAGTCGATCCTCATCGCCCTAGCCGGTTCGACAATCGGCGTCGTCGTCGGTGGTGTCATCGGCTGGTGGTTCGTGCGCTTCATGGCCACACGTGGCATCGATGTCCTCGTCATCCCCTGGGGCACCCTCGCCCTCCTCGCCCTCGCCGGTGTTGGTGTGGGACTGTTCGCCTCGCTGGTGCCCGCTGCACGCGCCGCGCGCACCGACCCCCTGACCTAGAAGCGCTCCATTCGCTTGGCTGCCAGCCGCTCTTTCCGCAGCTGCTCGACCTCCGGCAGGTTGAGCGGCTCCAGCTCCATGCCGGTTGCCCGCTCAAGCAGGACATCCGCCAACTGTGGGTTGCGTGCGAGCACCGGCCCATGCAGGTACGTGGCGA includes:
- a CDS encoding ABC transporter permease, with product MRTFALISWRSARSHPVRMLMCILAVVLGTSFVSGAFMLTATMTKAFDDIIYAEYEGVDVVVTGTKDYQLTLSMLTDLENIDGVKEAHPVDTVPIILLDKDGEAVGSGGAGTWIIADHKHPDEYAINTDAAARTGISPGDTVTVMYPGGRQEITLESTVEEEFATGGWVGINVPRADMEKIYTDGIHTSTIEIVAENIPAWELRDMVKHKFPEAKVKTGVEAANDESQSLREQLSFITYIVLAFGLVAMFVATFLIANTFSMLVAERTREFALLRAIGASRGQVTTSVLFESALIGIIGSATGIGFGMVIVRVIYSLMNSAGFGLPDAGVGLDTASVAVPFLVGILVTCVSALAPAMRAGRLHPIQAMNTTAPRPLRVRTAVGIVLLLASVAFPPLALVAVLLVTPALFKRLFDVRGGGIIGLLARTNLSRNPTRTATTAFALTLGVGLVAAASVFGQSMAASTTGTVTTQLAADVVVTPASLISSSGVPEAVNRDLRDVIGVEAIYADASVPVRIAGTGTGSNGEHPLNSVLTSDPSQLMEISLVDGSFDEVSSELGVGLNTIAAHDLGVTVGDTVRVDSDHSSEVLDVPVLAIWEPGSVLPKQAVTLPVAERLVSDRKDWFSSATYVKLDDASEATRADIQDIMDDYKVVEQLTLDEYADAKTEQISQFLYVVYALLALAVIIAILGIVNTLALSIIERGHEFAMLRSVGLQRTQMWRMVTTESILIALAGSTIGVVVGGVIGWWFVRFMATRGIDVLVIPWGTLALLALAGVGVGLFASLVPAARAARTDPLT